Proteins encoded within one genomic window of Ideonella dechloratans:
- a CDS encoding c-type cytochrome: MKKAVAITAATLALFAAFPAAAQFAKPADAVKYRESAFKLMATHFGRINAMAQGKVPFDAKAAQANAEVLSVIAKLPWDAFPAGSNVGNTEAKPEVWSQPDKFKSGAQLLIDNVAKLDTAARAGNLDQIKAAAGEVGKSCKACHETYKKD, translated from the coding sequence ATGAAAAAAGCCGTCGCCATCACTGCAGCCACCCTGGCCCTGTTCGCGGCCTTCCCCGCGGCCGCCCAGTTCGCCAAGCCGGCCGATGCGGTCAAGTACCGCGAGTCGGCCTTCAAGCTGATGGCCACCCACTTCGGCCGCATCAACGCCATGGCCCAGGGCAAGGTGCCCTTCGACGCCAAGGCCGCCCAGGCCAATGCCGAGGTGCTGAGCGTGATCGCCAAGCTGCCCTGGGACGCCTTCCCTGCCGGCTCCAACGTGGGCAACACCGAGGCCAAGCCCGAGGTCTGGAGCCAGCCCGACAAGTTCAAGTCCGGTGCCCAGCTGCTGATCGACAACGTGGCCAAGCTGGACACCGCTGCCCGGGCCGGCAACCTCGATCAGATCAAGGCTGCCGCGGGTGAAGTCGGCAAGTCCTGCAAGGCCTGCCACGAGACCTACAAAAAGGACTGA
- a CDS encoding ATP-binding cassette domain-containing protein — MALLSLTQAHLAFGHVPLLDGADLSLDHGERIGLIGRNGAGKSSLLKILAGLEKPDDGLLQVQGGVRREYVPQEPFLQPGATVFQVVSEGVAEAKALRERFENHAPGEDLDALQTRLEALDGWNWEQRVDEALQRLELDPQAPVDSLSGGWRKRVALARALVAAPDVLLLDEPTNHLDLDAIDWLAGLLNNFRGALLLITHDRAFLDAVTTRIIELDRGQLRSYPGNFAAFEAAKQRELEAEALQNARADKLLAQEEVWIRKGVEARRTRSVARIARLEKLRETRAARRDVVGKVRLDLDTGAASGKIVAELQHVSKAYGDKVIVRDFSTTVLRGDKIGLIGPNGAGKTTLLKLILGQLAPDSGTVRQGSRVEVAYFDQMREVLNPEATLADTISPGSEWIEIGNQRKHVMSYLGDFLFSPARAHSPVKSLSGGERNRLLLARLFARPANVLVLDEPTNDLDIETLEMLEELLQDYDGTVFLVSHDRRFVDNVVTSTLVAEGDGLWREYEGGISDWQAQSARSAAAQDAAQKAAAKAAAKAEPATTPVAAPAAAPAPTEAKRKLSYKEQREFDELPGKIEALEMEQAELGALLADSDFYTRAPQRVAEVTQRHAQIEEELMALLERWEALGQRA, encoded by the coding sequence ATGGCATTGCTCTCCCTCACCCAAGCCCACCTCGCCTTCGGCCATGTGCCCTTGCTCGACGGGGCGGACCTCTCGCTGGACCACGGCGAACGCATCGGCCTGATCGGCCGCAACGGCGCCGGCAAGAGCTCGCTGCTGAAGATCCTGGCCGGGCTGGAAAAGCCCGACGACGGCCTGCTGCAGGTGCAGGGCGGCGTACGGCGCGAATACGTGCCGCAGGAACCCTTTCTGCAGCCGGGCGCGACCGTCTTCCAGGTCGTCAGCGAAGGCGTGGCCGAGGCCAAGGCCCTGCGCGAGCGCTTCGAGAACCACGCCCCCGGCGAAGACCTGGACGCCCTGCAGACCCGGCTGGAGGCCCTGGACGGCTGGAACTGGGAACAGCGGGTGGACGAGGCCCTGCAGCGCCTGGAGCTGGACCCGCAGGCCCCGGTCGATTCCCTCTCCGGTGGCTGGCGCAAGCGCGTGGCCCTGGCCCGCGCCCTGGTGGCCGCGCCGGACGTGCTGCTGCTGGACGAGCCCACCAACCACCTGGACCTGGACGCCATCGACTGGCTGGCCGGCCTCTTGAACAACTTCCGCGGCGCCCTGCTGCTGATCACCCATGACCGCGCCTTCCTGGACGCGGTGACCACCCGCATCATCGAGCTGGACCGCGGCCAGCTGCGCAGTTACCCCGGCAACTTCGCCGCCTTCGAGGCCGCCAAGCAGCGCGAGCTGGAGGCCGAAGCCCTGCAGAACGCCCGCGCCGACAAGCTGCTGGCCCAGGAGGAGGTCTGGATCCGCAAGGGCGTGGAGGCCCGACGCACCCGCAGCGTCGCCCGCATCGCCCGGCTGGAGAAGCTGCGCGAAACCCGCGCCGCACGGCGCGACGTGGTGGGCAAGGTGCGGCTGGACCTGGACACCGGCGCGGCCAGCGGCAAGATCGTCGCGGAGCTGCAGCACGTCAGCAAGGCCTATGGCGACAAGGTCATCGTGCGCGACTTCTCCACCACCGTGCTGCGCGGGGACAAGATCGGCCTGATCGGCCCCAATGGCGCCGGCAAGACCACGCTGCTCAAGCTGATCCTGGGCCAGTTGGCCCCCGACAGCGGCACGGTGCGCCAGGGCAGTCGTGTCGAGGTGGCCTACTTCGACCAGATGCGCGAGGTGCTCAACCCCGAGGCCACGCTGGCCGACACCATCAGCCCCGGCAGCGAGTGGATCGAGATCGGCAACCAGCGCAAGCACGTGATGAGCTACCTGGGCGACTTCCTGTTCTCGCCGGCCCGGGCCCACTCGCCGGTCAAGAGCCTGTCGGGCGGCGAGCGCAACCGCCTGCTGCTGGCCCGGCTGTTCGCCCGCCCGGCCAATGTGCTGGTGCTGGACGAGCCGACCAACGACCTCGACATCGAGACGCTGGAGATGCTCGAGGAGCTGCTGCAGGACTACGACGGTACCGTCTTCCTGGTCAGCCACGACCGGCGCTTCGTCGACAACGTGGTGACCAGCACCCTGGTGGCCGAAGGCGACGGCCTGTGGCGCGAATACGAGGGCGGCATCAGCGACTGGCAGGCCCAGTCGGCCCGCAGCGCGGCTGCGCAGGACGCTGCCCAGAAGGCCGCGGCCAAGGCAGCCGCCAAGGCCGAGCCCGCGACCACGCCTGTGGCTGCACCGGCGGCAGCCCCCGCACCGACCGAGGCCAAGCGCAAGCTCAGCTACAAGGAGCAGCGCGAGTTCGACGAACTGCCCGGCAAGATCGAGGCCCTGGAGATGGAGCAGGCCGAGCTGGGCGCCCTGCTGGCCGACAGCGATTTCTACACCCGGGCCCCGCAGCGGGTGGCCGAGGTGACCCAGCGCCACGCACAGATCGAGGAGGAACTCATGGCCCTGCTCGAACGCTGGGAGGCACTGGGCCAGCGGGCCTGA
- the gshB gene encoding glutathione synthase — protein sequence MRILFVADPLSTFKTHKDSTFAMMREAARRGHSLHHCGPEDLSWVTGGKVSAHTQALTLTGRSGAGVKDWYTVAGEATEALAAFDAVIMRKDPPFDSEYFYATHLLGRAEAEGARVFNSPQALRDHPEKLAILEFPQFTSPTLVTRSAAAIRAFHAEHRDIILKPLDGMGGMGIFRVREDGLNLGSIIETLNRDGAQTVMVQRYVPEIVQGDKRVLVIGGQPVPYCLARIPQGSEIRGNLAAGGKGVAQPLSDSDRAIAEALGPVLAARGLLLVGLDVIGDRLTEINVTSPTCFQEITDQTGFDVAACFIDALEAAVAAR from the coding sequence ATGAGAATCCTGTTCGTTGCCGACCCCCTGTCCACCTTCAAGACGCACAAGGACTCGACCTTCGCGATGATGCGCGAGGCCGCCCGGCGCGGCCACAGCCTGCACCACTGCGGGCCCGAAGACCTGTCCTGGGTCACTGGCGGGAAAGTCAGCGCCCACACACAGGCCCTCACCCTGACCGGCCGATCGGGCGCGGGCGTGAAGGACTGGTACACCGTGGCGGGTGAGGCCACCGAGGCGCTGGCCGCCTTCGACGCGGTCATCATGCGCAAGGACCCGCCCTTCGACAGCGAATACTTCTACGCCACCCACCTGCTGGGCCGGGCCGAGGCCGAGGGCGCGCGGGTCTTCAACTCGCCCCAGGCGCTGCGCGACCACCCGGAAAAGCTCGCCATCCTCGAGTTCCCGCAGTTCACCTCGCCCACCCTGGTCACCCGCAGCGCGGCGGCCATCCGCGCCTTCCACGCCGAGCACCGCGACATCATCCTCAAGCCCCTGGACGGCATGGGCGGCATGGGCATCTTCCGCGTGCGCGAGGACGGTCTGAACCTGGGCAGCATCATCGAGACGCTCAACCGCGACGGCGCGCAGACGGTGATGGTGCAGCGCTACGTGCCCGAGATCGTGCAGGGCGACAAGCGGGTGCTGGTGATCGGTGGCCAGCCGGTGCCCTACTGCCTGGCCCGCATCCCCCAGGGCAGCGAGATCCGCGGCAACCTGGCGGCCGGCGGCAAGGGCGTGGCCCAGCCCCTGTCGGACAGCGACCGCGCCATCGCCGAGGCCCTGGGCCCGGTGCTGGCCGCCCGCGGCCTGCTGCTGGTGGGCCTGGACGTGATCGGCGACCGCCTCACCGAGATCAACGTCACCAGCCCCACCTGCTTCCAGGAGATCACCGACCAGACCGGCTTCGACGTGGCGGCCTGCTTCATCGACGCACTGGAAGCTGCCGTGGCCGCCCGCTGA
- a CDS encoding glycine zipper 2TM domain-containing protein, translated as MNAPLASSSNPASGMAPTRGTSPALLVGAGLAAGVFAAAAGALVWQKVSTPAVVPQPEPVASAVMTLPASAAASIASVASAPVVAQVASPVAPPAPVHKATHKPVSKTHTPAAVAEAPTSSAPVTTVQAPPAPPVKAVCTNCGVVESVQEEKHKGHGTGMGAVAGGVVGGVVGNQFGKNSRIIGAIGGALLGHQIERDVRSTVDYRISVRMEDGSRQTVTQAQSVPVGTHVTVQNGALRVNNGAADSSSSGSY; from the coding sequence ATGAACGCTCCGCTTGCTTCCTCTTCCAACCCGGCGTCCGGCATGGCGCCGACCCGTGGTACCTCGCCGGCCCTGCTGGTGGGGGCCGGGTTGGCCGCAGGGGTGTTTGCCGCCGCCGCAGGGGCCCTGGTGTGGCAGAAGGTGTCCACCCCGGCGGTGGTGCCGCAGCCCGAGCCGGTGGCTTCGGCCGTGATGACTCTGCCGGCCAGCGCGGCGGCCTCCATCGCCAGCGTGGCCTCTGCGCCGGTGGTGGCTCAGGTCGCCTCCCCGGTGGCGCCGCCGGCGCCCGTCCACAAGGCCACCCACAAGCCAGTGAGCAAGACGCACACCCCGGCGGCCGTGGCCGAAGCCCCGACATCGTCCGCGCCGGTCACCACGGTGCAGGCGCCACCCGCGCCGCCGGTCAAGGCGGTGTGCACCAACTGCGGGGTGGTGGAATCCGTGCAGGAAGAAAAGCACAAGGGCCACGGCACCGGCATGGGCGCGGTGGCCGGCGGTGTCGTCGGCGGGGTGGTGGGCAACCAGTTCGGCAAGAACTCCCGCATCATCGGCGCCATCGGTGGTGCGCTGCTGGGCCACCAGATCGAGCGCGATGTGCGCTCGACGGTGGATTACCGGATCTCCGTGCGCATGGAAGACGGCAGCCGCCAGACCGTGACGCAGGCCCAGAGCGTGCCGGTGGGCACCCATGTGACCGTGCAGAACGGTGCGCTGCGGGTCAACAACGGGGCGGCCGACAGCAGCAGCAGCGGGTCCTACTGA
- a CDS encoding benzoate/H(+) symporter BenE family transporter produces MPSFWKDVSLSAVVAGFVAVLVGFTSSIAIIFAAAQAVGADTAQTASWIWALGLGTGLTSLGLSLWTRQPVLTAWSTPGAALIAASQGIALPDAVGAFLVCAGLILLVSVTGWFEKLMDRIPMAIAAALLAGVLTRFALDATLAAHTQPLLIVGMTVAFLAGRRWWPRYAVPGVLLAGIVLAAAQGLLHPGTVDGGLAHPVWVSPQFSLHAVVGLGLPLFVVTMASQNLPGVAAQRAAGYSIPVSPTVGATGLASLVLAPFGGFALNLAAITAAICMGREAHEQPERRYTASAAAGVFYIAVGLAGGAVAGLLGAFPKELVIGIAGLALLGTIGGGLASALQQERHRDAALLTYVVTLSGLSIAGIGSAFWGVLTGGLALLASQRRH; encoded by the coding sequence ATGCCTTCGTTCTGGAAAGATGTCTCGCTGTCGGCCGTGGTGGCCGGTTTCGTCGCGGTGCTGGTGGGCTTCACCAGTTCCATCGCCATCATCTTCGCGGCCGCCCAGGCGGTGGGAGCCGACACGGCGCAGACGGCCAGCTGGATCTGGGCTCTGGGGCTGGGCACCGGCCTGACCAGCCTGGGCCTGTCGCTGTGGACCCGCCAGCCGGTGCTGACCGCCTGGTCCACGCCCGGCGCGGCGCTGATCGCGGCCTCCCAGGGCATCGCCCTGCCGGACGCTGTAGGCGCCTTCCTCGTCTGCGCCGGGCTGATCCTGCTGGTCAGCGTCACCGGCTGGTTCGAGAAGCTGATGGACCGCATCCCGATGGCGATTGCGGCCGCCCTGCTGGCCGGTGTGCTGACGCGTTTCGCGCTGGATGCCACCCTGGCCGCGCACACCCAACCGCTGCTGATCGTGGGCATGACCGTGGCTTTCCTGGCCGGGCGCCGCTGGTGGCCGCGCTATGCCGTGCCAGGCGTGCTGCTGGCCGGCATCGTGCTGGCCGCGGCCCAAGGCCTGCTGCACCCGGGCACGGTCGATGGGGGGCTGGCCCACCCCGTCTGGGTCTCGCCGCAGTTCAGCCTGCATGCGGTGGTGGGTCTGGGTCTGCCCCTCTTCGTCGTGACCATGGCCTCGCAGAACCTGCCCGGCGTGGCGGCCCAGCGGGCCGCCGGCTACAGCATTCCGGTGTCGCCCACGGTCGGCGCCACCGGTCTGGCCTCGCTGGTGCTGGCGCCCTTCGGCGGCTTTGCCCTGAACCTGGCCGCCATCACGGCGGCCATCTGCATGGGCCGGGAGGCCCACGAGCAGCCTGAGCGGCGCTACACCGCCTCGGCCGCCGCCGGCGTGTTCTACATCGCCGTGGGGCTGGCGGGGGGCGCCGTGGCGGGCCTGCTGGGGGCCTTCCCCAAGGAACTGGTCATCGGCATCGCCGGCCTGGCCCTCCTGGGCACCATCGGTGGGGGCCTGGCCAGCGCCCTGCAGCAGGAGCGCCACCGTGACGCCGCGCTGCTGACCTATGTGGTCACGCTCTCAGGCCTGTCGATCGCCGGCATCGGCTCGGCGTTCTGGGGCGTGCTGACCGGCGGCCTGGCCTTGCTGGCCAGCCAGCGCCGGCACTGA
- a CDS encoding potassium transporter Kup has protein sequence MSSHTPAPRTPAALATLTLAALGVVYGDIGTSPLYALKEVFHAGHVPASDENILGVLSLIFWTMTIIVSLKYVLLILRADNNGEGGLIAMLALATTAVKERPLLRRILMVVGLFGTAIFYGDGVITPAISVLSAVEGLEVAAPAMHAVIIPVTLLVLTALFAVQRFGTGGIGKFFGPITLIWFFALIALGLPHIVENPAVLVALNPLYAIGFFLEQPLVAFIALGAVVLCVTGGEALYADMGHFGRLPIRIAWYGLVMPALVVNYFGQGAVLLGNPEAIDNPFFLMAPQWARLPLVFLSTAATVIASQALISAAFSVTKQAIQLGILPRMTIRHTSVKDTGQIYVPFVNWGLYVFIVLAVALFKSSSNLASAYGIAVTLDMTITTVMTFYVIRYGWGYPLALCLLATGFFFTIDITFFLSNLLKLIAGGWFPLVIGSGMFMLMLTWKQGRQIMREQVRNDAIRLEGFLDAVFINPPTRVPGTAVFLVSEEDLVPNALMHNLKHNKVLHEHNLFVTVRHHEVPWIGFDKRLSLHSLGHDCWQVTVNFGFKNDPDLPEAIKLLKDRGVPLDDMDTSYFLSRETVVPTRGAGMAMWREKLFASMHRNATDMADFLNLPTNRIVELGAKVEI, from the coding sequence TTGAGTTCTCATACCCCTGCCCCCCGGACACCGGCAGCCCTGGCCACCCTGACACTGGCGGCACTCGGCGTGGTCTACGGAGACATCGGTACCAGCCCGCTCTATGCGCTGAAAGAGGTGTTTCACGCCGGCCACGTGCCGGCCTCGGACGAGAACATCCTCGGGGTGCTCAGCCTCATCTTCTGGACGATGACCATCATCGTCTCGCTGAAGTACGTGCTGCTGATCCTGCGGGCCGACAACAACGGCGAAGGTGGCCTGATCGCCATGCTGGCCCTGGCCACCACCGCGGTGAAGGAGCGGCCACTGCTGCGCCGCATCCTGATGGTGGTGGGCCTCTTCGGCACCGCCATCTTCTACGGTGACGGCGTCATCACGCCCGCCATCTCGGTGCTGTCCGCGGTCGAGGGCCTGGAAGTGGCGGCACCGGCCATGCACGCGGTGATCATCCCTGTCACGCTGCTGGTGCTCACCGCGCTGTTCGCCGTCCAGCGCTTCGGCACCGGCGGCATCGGCAAGTTCTTCGGGCCGATCACCCTCATCTGGTTCTTCGCCCTGATCGCGCTGGGGCTGCCCCACATCGTCGAGAACCCGGCCGTGCTGGTGGCGTTGAACCCGCTGTACGCCATCGGCTTCTTCCTCGAACAGCCCCTGGTGGCCTTCATCGCCCTGGGCGCGGTGGTGCTGTGCGTGACCGGCGGCGAGGCCCTCTACGCCGACATGGGCCATTTCGGACGCCTGCCCATCCGCATTGCCTGGTATGGCCTGGTGATGCCGGCCCTGGTGGTGAACTACTTCGGCCAGGGGGCTGTCCTGCTGGGCAACCCCGAGGCCATCGACAACCCCTTCTTCCTGATGGCCCCGCAGTGGGCCCGGCTGCCGCTGGTGTTCCTGTCCACCGCGGCCACGGTCATTGCCTCGCAGGCCCTGATCTCGGCCGCCTTCTCGGTCACCAAGCAGGCCATCCAGTTGGGCATCCTGCCGCGCATGACGATCCGCCACACCTCGGTCAAGGACACGGGGCAGATCTACGTGCCCTTCGTGAACTGGGGCCTGTACGTCTTCATCGTGCTGGCGGTTGCGCTGTTCAAGTCTTCCTCCAACCTGGCCTCGGCCTATGGCATTGCGGTCACGCTGGACATGACCATCACCACGGTGATGACCTTTTACGTGATCCGCTACGGCTGGGGCTACCCGCTGGCCCTGTGCCTGCTGGCCACCGGCTTCTTCTTCACGATCGACATCACCTTCTTCCTCTCCAACCTGCTCAAGCTGATCGCTGGCGGCTGGTTCCCGCTGGTCATCGGCTCGGGCATGTTCATGCTGATGCTGACCTGGAAGCAGGGCCGGCAGATCATGCGCGAGCAGGTCCGCAACGACGCCATCCGGCTCGAGGGCTTCCTGGATGCGGTCTTCATCAACCCGCCCACCCGGGTGCCCGGCACCGCGGTGTTCCTGGTGTCCGAGGAAGACCTGGTGCCCAACGCCCTGATGCACAACCTCAAACACAACAAGGTGCTGCACGAACACAACCTGTTCGTGACCGTGCGCCACCACGAGGTGCCCTGGATCGGCTTCGACAAGCGCCTCTCTTTGCATTCACTGGGCCATGACTGCTGGCAGGTGACCGTCAACTTCGGCTTCAAGAACGACCCGGATCTGCCCGAGGCCATCAAGCTGCTCAAGGACCGCGGCGTGCCGCTGGACGACATGGACACCAGCTACTTCCTCTCGCGCGAGACGGTGGTACCCACCCGCGGCGCAGGCATGGCGATGTGGCGCGAGAAGCTGTTCGCCAGCATGCACCGCAACGCCACCGACATGGCCGACTTCCTGAACCTGCCCACCAACCGCATCGTCGAGCTGGGTGCCAAGGTCGAGATCTGA
- a CDS encoding glycosyltransferase — translation MSAPDLRAIRFQAELFDGPGAQGWALNPKHPGREVLAVRLDGQPVDAVWRRLWREDVCQATGEQVALGWVCDLPPKIWPQVASGRGVVEFFVDGQRQPVALWTPDPTSLQRWLARRLLEEPVQARAAWQANFRAHQDLIEKCGLTQIAQSPHPTPLGLCEGVRGLCIVGWLADLPTARHVLSLACEGVPVPAPVRRLSRQDVSHALAWPEEKIGFELELPGALWRRAEPGQDLACQVLLDGKPWGGSVTLVRQQLAADFDAAARLADARERTRQGLLALEHLLHAGLWPSLGRDRQQAAAQLANTAGVQDWLAQMTESAAATSVTMLAVQAPRGWLGRWLQRRWPARLALAWLTWLQRSPRRAGQALRTEIALTKALGLFDAALYEQQVPPASHPGISALRHYVTVGDARSLVPHALLDPRHYTGQLPGRRHPGVNRLLHYGLWGRFEGLSTSPWFDAGAYLRRYGDVRRSGQDPLHHFVHLGWEEGRLPRDGFVANSLQGQALAQRLAREASPLRGHPVLRYLLDGLPEEAPLPDQGRLPWMVPTTLDGRDYLDPVPWQALPKPDPRRAIALDVVIPIYAGAQESLRCLWSVLAAGGREDIAVVVIDDASPEPALSAMLRELAGMGLIELLVNEQNLGFVRSVNKGMALHPDRDVLLLNADAQVHGDWLDRICRHAGQDARIASVTPLSNNATIFSYPRSQFNNQDAVALQGEVLDRLAASCNRGRRIEVPTAMGFCMFLRRACLDQIGLFDAERYGRGYGEENDWCRRAAAAGWIHVAAADVYVLHQGSVSFKSEADSRVQAALALLLERFPDYQRQIDDWIKRDPLQPRRVVLDLARLRQDLGGAGVVLMISHDRGGGTARHEEEVAAGLRSRGLQVLWLRPSSETDRVALRAPEVGDYPNLLALPLTHGADGSPSLSEVLGELPLQSVQVHHLADLPPALAEVLPGICEAQGVPLEITVHDYHLVCPRINLVGPDGVYCAEPDEAACNRCLASDGLSAAVGSIQEWRLRHGGLLRAARRVVAPDLDVVQRLIRYLPGLHVEAVPHEAAIDASAPKVPPQGVVRRVLVIGALSQIKGLNVLRQLALLAQAQGRDMRFTLLGHSSDDEGLRSAGVQVLGRYDDAELQALIASEAPDLILIPSIWPETYCYVLSAALRSGHPVAVFDLGAQARRLRALGRTDWILPLAEAGQPERLLARLAGDATAAVDHS, via the coding sequence ATGTCTGCCCCCGACCTGCGCGCCATACGCTTTCAAGCTGAACTCTTTGACGGGCCGGGTGCGCAGGGATGGGCGCTGAACCCGAAGCACCCCGGCAGGGAGGTCCTGGCCGTTCGGCTGGATGGGCAGCCAGTCGATGCTGTGTGGCGTCGTCTCTGGCGCGAGGATGTCTGCCAAGCGACTGGCGAGCAGGTCGCACTGGGGTGGGTGTGCGACCTTCCACCAAAAATCTGGCCCCAGGTGGCCTCCGGGCGAGGGGTTGTGGAGTTCTTTGTGGATGGCCAACGACAGCCGGTTGCCCTCTGGACGCCCGATCCGACCTCCTTGCAGCGCTGGCTGGCCCGGCGGCTGCTCGAAGAGCCTGTGCAAGCGCGGGCCGCGTGGCAGGCCAACTTTCGCGCACATCAAGATCTCATCGAGAAGTGTGGGCTCACACAGATCGCCCAGTCCCCTCACCCCACGCCCCTCGGCCTGTGTGAGGGCGTGCGAGGGCTCTGCATCGTCGGATGGCTGGCTGATCTGCCCACGGCGCGCCATGTGCTGTCCCTGGCTTGCGAGGGCGTCCCGGTGCCAGCCCCGGTGCGCCGGCTGTCGCGTCAGGACGTGAGTCATGCCTTGGCCTGGCCCGAGGAGAAGATCGGCTTTGAGCTGGAACTGCCGGGCGCCTTGTGGCGCCGGGCAGAGCCGGGGCAGGATCTGGCGTGTCAGGTCCTGTTGGACGGTAAGCCCTGGGGGGGGAGCGTGACCCTGGTGCGCCAACAGCTGGCGGCCGACTTCGACGCGGCCGCCCGCTTGGCCGACGCCCGTGAGCGGACGCGACAAGGGTTGCTGGCCCTGGAGCATCTTCTGCACGCGGGCTTGTGGCCGTCTCTGGGCCGAGACCGTCAGCAAGCGGCGGCGCAACTGGCGAACACGGCCGGCGTGCAGGACTGGCTGGCGCAGATGACCGAGAGCGCAGCGGCAACCAGTGTCACGATGCTGGCGGTGCAGGCACCGCGAGGGTGGCTGGGACGTTGGCTTCAGCGGCGCTGGCCTGCCCGATTGGCACTGGCTTGGCTGACCTGGCTGCAACGGTCGCCGCGGCGGGCAGGCCAGGCACTGCGGACCGAGATCGCGCTCACGAAGGCACTGGGGCTGTTCGATGCCGCGCTGTACGAACAGCAGGTGCCCCCCGCGTCGCACCCGGGCATCTCCGCGCTGCGCCACTATGTGACCGTGGGCGACGCACGCTCGCTGGTGCCACATGCCCTGCTGGATCCACGTCACTACACCGGCCAGCTGCCGGGCCGTCGCCATCCGGGAGTCAACCGGCTGCTGCACTACGGTCTGTGGGGACGCTTCGAAGGGTTGAGTACCTCGCCCTGGTTTGATGCCGGGGCCTATCTGCGTCGCTATGGGGATGTTCGCCGGAGCGGGCAGGATCCTCTGCACCACTTCGTTCATTTGGGCTGGGAGGAAGGGCGCCTTCCCCGGGATGGGTTCGTGGCGAACTCGCTCCAGGGCCAGGCACTGGCGCAGCGCCTGGCGCGCGAGGCCAGTCCGCTGCGCGGTCACCCGGTGCTGCGTTATCTGCTGGACGGCCTGCCCGAGGAGGCGCCCCTGCCGGATCAGGGGCGCCTGCCCTGGATGGTGCCGACCACCCTGGATGGACGGGACTATCTGGACCCGGTCCCTTGGCAGGCGTTGCCGAAGCCCGATCCTCGTCGCGCGATTGCCCTGGACGTCGTCATCCCGATCTATGCCGGGGCCCAAGAGAGCCTGCGCTGCCTCTGGTCAGTGCTGGCCGCCGGGGGACGCGAAGACATTGCCGTGGTGGTCATCGATGACGCCAGTCCCGAACCAGCCCTCAGTGCCATGCTGCGTGAGCTGGCCGGGATGGGGCTGATCGAACTGTTGGTGAATGAGCAGAATCTGGGGTTCGTTCGCAGTGTGAACAAGGGCATGGCCTTGCATCCCGACCGGGACGTGCTTCTGCTCAATGCCGACGCCCAGGTGCATGGCGATTGGCTCGACCGCATCTGCCGCCATGCCGGCCAGGACGCACGCATCGCGTCGGTGACACCGCTGTCCAACAACGCGACGATCTTCAGTTATCCCCGTTCCCAGTTCAACAACCAGGATGCCGTGGCGCTGCAGGGCGAGGTGCTGGATCGGCTGGCCGCCTCTTGCAACCGCGGCCGGCGGATCGAGGTGCCCACGGCCATGGGCTTCTGCATGTTCCTGCGGCGCGCCTGTCTGGACCAGATCGGCCTGTTCGACGCGGAGCGCTATGGCCGAGGGTACGGCGAAGAGAACGACTGGTGCCGTCGCGCCGCGGCGGCCGGTTGGATTCATGTCGCGGCTGCGGACGTCTATGTGCTGCACCAGGGCTCGGTGTCCTTCAAGTCGGAAGCAGACAGTCGGGTTCAGGCTGCACTGGCACTGCTGCTGGAACGCTTTCCGGACTATCAGCGGCAGATCGACGACTGGATCAAGCGCGATCCATTGCAGCCCCGTCGCGTGGTCCTGGATCTGGCCCGTCTGCGCCAGGATCTGGGCGGGGCCGGCGTGGTGTTGATGATCAGCCACGACCGTGGCGGCGGCACGGCGCGCCATGAGGAAGAGGTGGCCGCCGGGTTGAGGTCTCGTGGCCTGCAGGTGTTGTGGCTGCGGCCTTCGTCCGAGACAGACCGGGTGGCCCTGCGTGCACCTGAAGTCGGCGACTATCCCAATCTGCTGGCGCTGCCCCTGACGCATGGGGCCGACGGCTCGCCCAGCCTGTCAGAGGTGCTGGGGGAGTTGCCCTTGCAATCCGTGCAGGTCCACCACCTGGCCGACCTGCCCCCAGCATTGGCCGAGGTCCTGCCGGGTATCTGTGAGGCCCAGGGGGTGCCGCTCGAAATCACCGTGCACGACTACCATCTGGTGTGTCCGCGGATCAATCTGGTCGGTCCGGATGGTGTCTACTGTGCCGAACCCGACGAGGCCGCTTGCAACCGCTGTCTGGCCTCGGATGGCCTGTCTGCCGCTGTCGGTTCGATCCAGGAATGGCGACTCCGCCACGGCGGGTTGCTGCGTGCCGCCCGCCGGGTGGTGGCGCCGGATCTCGATGTGGTTCAGCGGCTGATCCGCTATCTGCCTGGGCTGCATGTGGAGGCTGTGCCCCACGAAGCGGCGATCGATGCTTCGGCTCCCAAGGTCCCGCCTCAGGGCGTGGTGCGCCGGGTGCTGGTGATCGGCGCACTCAGCCAGATCAAGGGTTTGAACGTGCTGCGCCAGTTGGCCCTGCTGGCTCAGGCGCAGGGCCGGGACATGCGCTTTACGCTGCTGGGGCATTCCAGCGATGACGAGGGCCTGCGCTCGGCTGGAGTGCAGGTGCTTGGTCGCTACGATGACGCTGAACTGCAGGCGCTCATCGCGAGCGAGGCACCGGATCTGATCCTGATTCCATCGATCTGGCCGGAAACCTACTGCTACGTCCTCAGCGCCGCGCTGCGCTCAGGGCATCCGGTCGCGGTGTTCGATCTGGGCGCGCAGGCCCGGCGTCTGAGGGCGTTGGGCCGCACGGACTGGATCCTGCCCTTGGCAGAGGCAGGTCAACCCGAGCGGCTGCTGGCACGTCTGGCCGGTGACGCGACCGCGGCCGTCGATCACTCGTAG